From a region of the Balaenoptera musculus isolate JJ_BM4_2016_0621 chromosome 15, mBalMus1.pri.v3, whole genome shotgun sequence genome:
- the ZC3H7A gene encoding zinc finger CCCH domain-containing protein 7A isoform X2, with translation MSSVSEERRKRQQNIKEGLQFIQSPLSYPGTQEQYAGFHDKVLEDCDTVLSLNASNCKALYRKSKALSDLGRYKEAYDAVAKCSLAVPQDEHVIKLTQELAQKLGFKIRKAYVRTELSLKTVPGDGATKALNSSVEDIEPDLLTPRQEAVPVVSIPASSFSHQVGNELASVPIMPLTSILPLQVEESSLPSTVLANGGKIPFSMPEAFLDDGDMVLGDEIDDLLDSAPETNETVMPSALVRGPLPTASVAPSIPFSASLLGALPIGARYAPAPSFSELYPPLTSSLEDFCSSLNSFSMSESKQDLSTSTSREGTPLNNSNSSLLLMNGPGSLFASESFLGMSSHPRNDFGNFFGSAVTKPPSSVTPRHPLEGTHELRQACQICFVKSGPKLMDFTYHANIDHKCKKDILIGRIKNVEDKSWKKIRPRPTKTNYEGPYYICKDVAAEEECRYLGHCTFAYCQEEIDVWTLERKGAFSREAFFGGNGKINLTVFRLLQEHLGEFIFLCEKCFDHKPRMISKRNKDNSTSCSHPVTKHEFEDNKCLVHILRETTVKYSKIRSFHGQCQLDLCRHEVRYGCLREDECFYAHSLVELKVWILQNETGISHDAIAQESKRYWQNLEANVPGAQVLGNQIMPGSLNMKIKFVCAQCLRNGQVIEPDKNRKYCSAKARHSWTKDRRAMRVMSIERKKWMNIRPLPTKKQMPLQFDLCNHIASGKKCQYVGNCSFAHSPEEREVWTYMKENGIQDMEQFYELWLKSQKNEKSDDVASQSNKENGKQIHMPTDYAEVTVDFHCWMCGKNCNSEKQWQGHISSEKHKEKVFHTEDDQYCWQHRFPTGYFSICDRYMNGTCTEGSSCKFAHGNAELHEWEERRDALKMKLNKARKDHLIAPNDNDFGKYSFLFKDLN, from the exons ATGTCCAGTGTGTccgaggagagaagaaaaaggcagcAGAACATTAAGGAAGGACTACAGTTTATACA gTCACCGCTGTCGTATCCAGGAACACAGGAACAGTATGCG GGTTTCCATGATAAAGTTTTAGAAGACTGTGATACAGTCCTCAGTTTAAATGCCAGTAACTGCAAAGCTCTCTATCGGAAATCTAAGGCTCTAAGTGATTTAGGAAGGTACAAAGAGGCTTATGACGCTGTGGCAAAGTGCTCCTTGGCAGTGCCTCAG GATGAACATGTAATAAAACTAACTCAAGAACTAGCTCAGAAATTgggatttaaaataagaaaagcataTGTTAGAACTGAG ctcTCACTAAAAACAGTTCCTGGGGATGGGGCTACAAAG GCTTTGAACTCTTCTGTGGAAGATATTGAGCCAG ATTTATTAACTCCGAGGCAAGAAGCAGTTCCTGTTGTTTCTATACCTGCATCCAGTTTTTCTCACCAAGTTGGAAATGAGCTGGCCTCAGTTCCCATTATGCCCTTAACTTCTATTTTGCCACTGCAAGTGGAAGAGAGTTCTCTGCCATCGACAGTGTTGGCAAATGGAGGAAAGATCCCCTTCAGTATGCCGGAAGCGTTTTTAGATGATGGAGATATGGTCCTTGGAGATGAAATAGATGACCTCCTTGATtctgcacctgaaactaatgaaACTGTTATG CCATCAGCCTTAGTCAGAGGCCCCCTCCCAACGGCCAGCGTCGCTCCAAGCATCCCCTTCTCAGCGTCTCTTTTGGGCGCCTTGCCCATCGGTGCGAGGTACGCGCCTGCACCCTCCTTCTCGGAGCTGTATCCGCCTTTGACTTCATCCTTAGAAGATTTCTGTTCTTCTCTAAATTCATTTTCAATGAGCGAATCCAAACAAG atctGTCCACCTCAACTTCTAGAGAGGGAACACCGCTTAACAACAGTAATTCTTCCCTTTTACTT ATGAATGGACCAGGCAGTTTGTTTGCTTCTGAGAGTTTCCTGGGAATGTCAAGTCACCCTAGGAATGACTTCGGAAACTTTTTTGGAAGTGCAGTAACTAAACCACCTTCTTCAGTGACCCCAAGACATCCCCTTGAAGGAACCCATGAACTGAGACAAGCTTGCCAGATCTGTTTCGTAAAATCAG GCCCTAAGTTAATGGATTTCACTTACCATGCTAATATAGATCATAAAtgtaagaaagatattttaattgGTAGGATAAAGAATGTTGAAGATAAATCATGGAAAAAAATACGTCcaagaccaacaaaaacaaattacGAAGGACCTTATTATATATGTAAAG ATGTTGCTGCCGAGGAGGAATGTAGATATTTGGGCCACTGCACATTCGCTTATTGCCAGGAAGAGATAGATGTCTGGACGCTAGAGCGAAAGGGAGCATTCAGCAGGGAGGCTTTCTTTGGTGGCAACGGAAAGATCAACCTTACCGTGTTCAGACTGCTCCAAGAGCATCTTGGAGAATTTATATTCCTTTGTGAG AAATGTTTTGATCATAAGCCTAGAATgataagtaaaagaaacaaagataattcTACTTCTTGTTCTCATCCGGTTACAAAGCATGAGTTTGAAGACAATAA GTGCCTTGTCCACATTTTGCGAGAGACAACAGTAAAATACTCCAAAATACGTTCTTTTCATGGTCAATGTCAGCTTGATTTATGCCGACATGAGGTTCGATATGGCTGTTTAAGGGAAGACGAATGCTTTTATGCACATAGTCTTGTAGAATTGAAGGTCTGGATATTGCAAAATGAAACAG GTATCTCACATGACGCTATTGCCCAGGAATCTAAACGATATTGGCAAAATTTGGAAGCAAACGTACCTGGAGCTCAG gtACTTGGCAATCAAATAATGCCTGGATCCCTTAATATGAAGATAAAATTTGTGTGTGCTCAGTGTCTGAGAAATGGTCAAGTCATTGAAccagacaaaaacagaaaatattgtaGTGCAAAAGCAAGGCATTC GTGGACCAAAGATCGTCGTGCGATGAGAGTGATGTCTATTGAACGTAAGAAGTGGATGAACATCCGTCCTCTCcccacaaagaaacaaatgccTTTACAGTTTGAT CTGTGCAATCATATTGCTTCTGGGAAAAAATGTCAGTATGTTGGAAACTGTTCCTTTGCTCACAGTCCTGAGGAACGGGAAGTGTGGACCTACATGAAAGAGAATGGGA taCAAGATATGGAGCAGTTTTATGAACTCTGGCTAAAgagccaaaaaaatgaaaaaagcgaTGATGTAGCCAGTCAGtcaaacaaagaaaatggaaaacaaattcaCATGCCGACAGATTACGCGGAAGTTACT GTGGACTTCCACTGCTGGATGTGTGGGAAGAACTGCAACAGTGAGAAGCAGTGGCAGGGCCATATCTCCTCGGAGAAGCACAAGGAGAAGGTTTTCCACACTGAAGATGACCAGTACTGCTGGCAGCACCGCTTTCCAACAGGATATTTTAGTATTTGCGATAG GTATATGAATGGTACCTGCACAGAAGGAAGCAGCTGTAAATTTGCACATGGCAATGCTGAACTTCATgaatgggaagagagaagagatgcCCTAAAGATGAAGCTCAACAAAGCACGAAAAGATCACTTAATTGCCCCCAATGATAATgactttggaaaatatagttttttgtttaaagatttaAACTAA
- the ZC3H7A gene encoding zinc finger CCCH domain-containing protein 7A isoform X1: MSSVSEERRKRQQNIKEGLQFIQSPLSYPGTQEQYAVYLRALVRNLFNEGNDVYRERDWNNSMSQYSEALSIADYAKSEEILIPKEIIEKLYINRIACYSNMGFHDKVLEDCDTVLSLNASNCKALYRKSKALSDLGRYKEAYDAVAKCSLAVPQDEHVIKLTQELAQKLGFKIRKAYVRTELSLKTVPGDGATKALNSSVEDIEPDLLTPRQEAVPVVSIPASSFSHQVGNELASVPIMPLTSILPLQVEESSLPSTVLANGGKIPFSMPEAFLDDGDMVLGDEIDDLLDSAPETNETVMPSALVRGPLPTASVAPSIPFSASLLGALPIGARYAPAPSFSELYPPLTSSLEDFCSSLNSFSMSESKQDLSTSTSREGTPLNNSNSSLLLMNGPGSLFASESFLGMSSHPRNDFGNFFGSAVTKPPSSVTPRHPLEGTHELRQACQICFVKSGPKLMDFTYHANIDHKCKKDILIGRIKNVEDKSWKKIRPRPTKTNYEGPYYICKDVAAEEECRYLGHCTFAYCQEEIDVWTLERKGAFSREAFFGGNGKINLTVFRLLQEHLGEFIFLCEKCFDHKPRMISKRNKDNSTSCSHPVTKHEFEDNKCLVHILRETTVKYSKIRSFHGQCQLDLCRHEVRYGCLREDECFYAHSLVELKVWILQNETGISHDAIAQESKRYWQNLEANVPGAQVLGNQIMPGSLNMKIKFVCAQCLRNGQVIEPDKNRKYCSAKARHSWTKDRRAMRVMSIERKKWMNIRPLPTKKQMPLQFDLCNHIASGKKCQYVGNCSFAHSPEEREVWTYMKENGIQDMEQFYELWLKSQKNEKSDDVASQSNKENGKQIHMPTDYAEVTVDFHCWMCGKNCNSEKQWQGHISSEKHKEKVFHTEDDQYCWQHRFPTGYFSICDRYMNGTCTEGSSCKFAHGNAELHEWEERRDALKMKLNKARKDHLIAPNDNDFGKYSFLFKDLN; encoded by the exons ATGTCCAGTGTGTccgaggagagaagaaaaaggcagcAGAACATTAAGGAAGGACTACAGTTTATACA gTCACCGCTGTCGTATCCAGGAACACAGGAACAGTATGCG gtATATTTACGTGCTCTTGTGAGAAATCTTTTTAACGAAGGAAATGATGTTTATCGGGAACGTGATTGGAACAACTCCATGAGCCAGTATTCAGAAGCTTTGAGTATAGCTGATTATGCAAAGTCTGAAGAAATTTTAATCCCTAAAGAAATCattgaaaaactatatataaatcgTATTGCTTGCTATTCTAATATG GGTTTCCATGATAAAGTTTTAGAAGACTGTGATACAGTCCTCAGTTTAAATGCCAGTAACTGCAAAGCTCTCTATCGGAAATCTAAGGCTCTAAGTGATTTAGGAAGGTACAAAGAGGCTTATGACGCTGTGGCAAAGTGCTCCTTGGCAGTGCCTCAG GATGAACATGTAATAAAACTAACTCAAGAACTAGCTCAGAAATTgggatttaaaataagaaaagcataTGTTAGAACTGAG ctcTCACTAAAAACAGTTCCTGGGGATGGGGCTACAAAG GCTTTGAACTCTTCTGTGGAAGATATTGAGCCAG ATTTATTAACTCCGAGGCAAGAAGCAGTTCCTGTTGTTTCTATACCTGCATCCAGTTTTTCTCACCAAGTTGGAAATGAGCTGGCCTCAGTTCCCATTATGCCCTTAACTTCTATTTTGCCACTGCAAGTGGAAGAGAGTTCTCTGCCATCGACAGTGTTGGCAAATGGAGGAAAGATCCCCTTCAGTATGCCGGAAGCGTTTTTAGATGATGGAGATATGGTCCTTGGAGATGAAATAGATGACCTCCTTGATtctgcacctgaaactaatgaaACTGTTATG CCATCAGCCTTAGTCAGAGGCCCCCTCCCAACGGCCAGCGTCGCTCCAAGCATCCCCTTCTCAGCGTCTCTTTTGGGCGCCTTGCCCATCGGTGCGAGGTACGCGCCTGCACCCTCCTTCTCGGAGCTGTATCCGCCTTTGACTTCATCCTTAGAAGATTTCTGTTCTTCTCTAAATTCATTTTCAATGAGCGAATCCAAACAAG atctGTCCACCTCAACTTCTAGAGAGGGAACACCGCTTAACAACAGTAATTCTTCCCTTTTACTT ATGAATGGACCAGGCAGTTTGTTTGCTTCTGAGAGTTTCCTGGGAATGTCAAGTCACCCTAGGAATGACTTCGGAAACTTTTTTGGAAGTGCAGTAACTAAACCACCTTCTTCAGTGACCCCAAGACATCCCCTTGAAGGAACCCATGAACTGAGACAAGCTTGCCAGATCTGTTTCGTAAAATCAG GCCCTAAGTTAATGGATTTCACTTACCATGCTAATATAGATCATAAAtgtaagaaagatattttaattgGTAGGATAAAGAATGTTGAAGATAAATCATGGAAAAAAATACGTCcaagaccaacaaaaacaaattacGAAGGACCTTATTATATATGTAAAG ATGTTGCTGCCGAGGAGGAATGTAGATATTTGGGCCACTGCACATTCGCTTATTGCCAGGAAGAGATAGATGTCTGGACGCTAGAGCGAAAGGGAGCATTCAGCAGGGAGGCTTTCTTTGGTGGCAACGGAAAGATCAACCTTACCGTGTTCAGACTGCTCCAAGAGCATCTTGGAGAATTTATATTCCTTTGTGAG AAATGTTTTGATCATAAGCCTAGAATgataagtaaaagaaacaaagataattcTACTTCTTGTTCTCATCCGGTTACAAAGCATGAGTTTGAAGACAATAA GTGCCTTGTCCACATTTTGCGAGAGACAACAGTAAAATACTCCAAAATACGTTCTTTTCATGGTCAATGTCAGCTTGATTTATGCCGACATGAGGTTCGATATGGCTGTTTAAGGGAAGACGAATGCTTTTATGCACATAGTCTTGTAGAATTGAAGGTCTGGATATTGCAAAATGAAACAG GTATCTCACATGACGCTATTGCCCAGGAATCTAAACGATATTGGCAAAATTTGGAAGCAAACGTACCTGGAGCTCAG gtACTTGGCAATCAAATAATGCCTGGATCCCTTAATATGAAGATAAAATTTGTGTGTGCTCAGTGTCTGAGAAATGGTCAAGTCATTGAAccagacaaaaacagaaaatattgtaGTGCAAAAGCAAGGCATTC GTGGACCAAAGATCGTCGTGCGATGAGAGTGATGTCTATTGAACGTAAGAAGTGGATGAACATCCGTCCTCTCcccacaaagaaacaaatgccTTTACAGTTTGAT CTGTGCAATCATATTGCTTCTGGGAAAAAATGTCAGTATGTTGGAAACTGTTCCTTTGCTCACAGTCCTGAGGAACGGGAAGTGTGGACCTACATGAAAGAGAATGGGA taCAAGATATGGAGCAGTTTTATGAACTCTGGCTAAAgagccaaaaaaatgaaaaaagcgaTGATGTAGCCAGTCAGtcaaacaaagaaaatggaaaacaaattcaCATGCCGACAGATTACGCGGAAGTTACT GTGGACTTCCACTGCTGGATGTGTGGGAAGAACTGCAACAGTGAGAAGCAGTGGCAGGGCCATATCTCCTCGGAGAAGCACAAGGAGAAGGTTTTCCACACTGAAGATGACCAGTACTGCTGGCAGCACCGCTTTCCAACAGGATATTTTAGTATTTGCGATAG GTATATGAATGGTACCTGCACAGAAGGAAGCAGCTGTAAATTTGCACATGGCAATGCTGAACTTCATgaatgggaagagagaagagatgcCCTAAAGATGAAGCTCAACAAAGCACGAAAAGATCACTTAATTGCCCCCAATGATAATgactttggaaaatatagttttttgtttaaagatttaAACTAA